From Nocardioides daedukensis, the proteins below share one genomic window:
- the recN gene encoding DNA repair protein RecN gives MIEEIRISSLGVIDSSTLELGPGLTVITGETGAGKTMVVTALGLLLGGRADTGAVRKGARAARVEGVVDSSGLSAFVRSVEECGGEAEDDRVLLARNISAEGRSRAFVGGASVPVAQLSDVTDGLVAVHGQSDQHRLLRPSAQRNALDLFGGKKVAQPAQAWTRLHRELGEVETELADVVASARERAREADLLRFGLEEIAAVDPASGEDVELAAEESRLGFADTLRTAAEQAREALSSDTGSPDALATTGAAKRLLESVREHDPAAAELADRLTEVTHLLNDVAADVASYAAGLDIDPNRLAAVSERRATLTALTRKYGESIDEVLAWAGEASRKLVGLDGTDDRIAELRSRRGELRAELAKAGRALSVARAAAAMRLGKVVSDELTLLAMPHAVVTVDVRRQVVEAPADNPEQSDQPGAPVLIDEQWVRCSPHGIDDVEILLAANTGADPRPLHKGASGGELSRVMLAIEVALAETSPVPTFVFDEVDAGVGGKAAVEVGRRLAQLARNSQVLVVTHLPQVAAYADHHVVVAKSSDGTVTTSGLTRLGEDDRVRELSRMLAGMEESESALAHAEELLATARAARVAT, from the coding sequence GTGATCGAGGAGATCCGGATCTCGTCCCTGGGCGTCATTGACTCCTCCACCCTCGAGCTCGGTCCCGGGCTGACCGTGATCACCGGCGAGACCGGCGCGGGCAAGACGATGGTGGTCACCGCGCTCGGGCTGCTGCTCGGCGGCCGGGCCGACACCGGCGCGGTCCGCAAGGGTGCCCGTGCTGCCCGCGTCGAAGGCGTCGTCGACTCCTCAGGGCTGTCCGCCTTCGTCCGAAGCGTCGAGGAGTGCGGTGGCGAGGCCGAGGACGATCGCGTCCTGCTCGCTCGCAACATCTCGGCAGAGGGACGATCACGGGCCTTCGTCGGTGGGGCCTCGGTCCCGGTCGCACAGCTCTCGGACGTCACCGACGGACTCGTCGCGGTCCATGGGCAGTCCGATCAGCACCGGCTCCTGCGACCCAGCGCCCAACGCAACGCACTCGACCTCTTCGGCGGCAAGAAGGTGGCCCAGCCGGCACAGGCCTGGACGCGGCTGCACCGCGAGCTCGGCGAGGTGGAGACAGAGCTCGCCGACGTCGTCGCCAGCGCGCGCGAACGTGCCCGGGAGGCGGACCTGCTCCGCTTCGGGCTCGAGGAGATCGCCGCGGTCGACCCGGCTTCCGGCGAGGACGTCGAGCTCGCCGCGGAGGAGTCACGCCTGGGCTTCGCCGACACCCTGCGCACCGCGGCCGAGCAGGCCAGGGAGGCACTCTCCTCCGACACCGGCTCGCCCGACGCCCTGGCCACCACCGGTGCAGCCAAGCGACTCCTGGAGAGCGTGCGTGAGCACGATCCGGCCGCCGCCGAGCTCGCTGACCGGTTGACCGAGGTCACCCATCTGCTCAATGACGTGGCGGCGGACGTGGCCTCCTATGCCGCCGGGCTGGACATCGACCCCAACCGGCTCGCCGCGGTCAGCGAGAGGCGGGCGACGCTGACCGCGCTCACCCGGAAGTATGGCGAGAGCATCGACGAGGTGCTGGCCTGGGCGGGCGAAGCCTCGCGCAAGCTCGTGGGTCTGGACGGCACCGACGACCGGATCGCCGAGCTCCGCAGCCGCCGGGGCGAGCTCCGCGCCGAGCTGGCAAAAGCCGGTCGGGCGCTGTCCGTGGCGCGCGCCGCCGCGGCAATGCGGCTGGGCAAGGTGGTCAGCGACGAGCTCACCCTCCTGGCGATGCCGCATGCGGTGGTCACCGTCGACGTACGCCGCCAGGTGGTCGAGGCACCCGCTGACAACCCCGAGCAGTCCGACCAGCCGGGCGCTCCGGTGCTCATCGACGAGCAGTGGGTGCGCTGCTCCCCGCACGGCATCGATGACGTCGAGATCCTGCTCGCCGCGAACACCGGCGCCGACCCACGTCCGCTGCACAAGGGTGCTTCCGGCGGTGAGCTCTCGCGAGTGATGCTCGCGATCGAGGTCGCCCTGGCCGAGACCAGCCCGGTGCCCACCTTCGTCTTCGACGAGGTCGATGCGGGAGTGGGGGGAAAGGCAGCGGTCGAGGTCGGACGCCGACTCGCCCAGCTGGCACGCAACTCCCAGGTCCTGGTGGTCACCCACCTGCCGCAGGTCGCGGCGTACGCCGACCACCACGTCGTGGTCGCCAAGTCCAGCGACGGCACGGTCACCACGTCCGGACTCACCCGACTGGGGGAGGACGACCGGGTCCGCGAGCTGTCGCGCATGCTCGCGGGCATGGAGGAGTCGGAGTCCGCTCTGGCGCACGCCGAGGAGCTGCTGGCCACGGCGCGAGCAGCGCGCGTCGCGACCTGA
- a CDS encoding copper transporter has translation MISFRYHVVTIVAVFLALAVGVALGGGPLSELGRSSDEANARVSEENDKLTDDLKQAEQVSGFQDKFLNTALPANLGSVLEGTAVAMVTLPGASSGTVKGLTEQIGRAQGTLVGTYAVQPGLVASDNKSLADTLGAQLAESVGDSDVPEGAGTYERLGALISQAIATTSPAGGPVDEDAKSILSSLKGADMFELSSQGSKRAGVILVVLGSEPATDDGSDKLLSALLDGLSGGAETVVVAGSTASADTGILKTLRDDPDFVDSVSSVDSVQSRVGQVSAVYALGRTGSGETGHFGAKGSDGPLPRG, from the coding sequence GTGATCTCGTTCCGCTACCACGTCGTCACCATCGTCGCGGTCTTCCTCGCACTGGCCGTGGGCGTCGCCCTGGGGGGTGGCCCGCTCTCCGAGCTCGGACGCAGCTCCGACGAGGCCAACGCCCGGGTGAGCGAGGAGAACGACAAGCTCACCGACGACCTTAAGCAGGCAGAGCAGGTCTCCGGGTTCCAGGACAAGTTCCTCAACACCGCACTTCCGGCCAATCTGGGCAGCGTGCTCGAGGGCACCGCCGTGGCCATGGTGACCCTGCCCGGAGCGAGCTCGGGCACGGTCAAGGGCCTGACCGAGCAGATCGGCAGGGCACAGGGCACGTTGGTGGGGACCTATGCGGTGCAGCCCGGACTCGTCGCGTCCGACAACAAGTCACTGGCCGACACACTGGGTGCCCAGCTGGCCGAGAGCGTGGGTGACTCCGATGTCCCCGAGGGCGCCGGGACCTACGAGCGTCTCGGAGCGCTGATCAGCCAAGCCATCGCGACAACGTCGCCGGCAGGTGGCCCGGTCGACGAGGACGCCAAGAGCATCCTCAGCAGCCTCAAGGGCGCCGACATGTTCGAGCTCAGCTCCCAGGGCTCCAAGCGCGCCGGCGTGATCCTGGTGGTGCTGGGCAGTGAGCCCGCCACCGACGACGGCTCCGACAAGCTGCTCTCGGCACTGCTCGACGGACTGTCCGGCGGCGCCGAGACGGTCGTCGTTGCTGGCAGCACCGCGTCTGCGGACACGGGGATCCTCAAGACCCTGCGTGACGACCCCGACTTCGTGGATTCGGTCTCCTCCGTCGACTCCGTGCAGTCACGGGTCGGTCAGGTCAGCGCGGTCTATGCACTGGGTCGCACGGGCAGTGGCGAGACCGGCCACTTCGGGGCCAAGGGATCCGATGGGCCTCTCCCGCGTGGCTGA
- a CDS encoding TlyA family RNA methyltransferase — protein sequence MPPRRLRLDAELVRRNLARSREHASELIAARRVKVNGALAAKSATGVTTDVAIVVIEDPDRPDYVSRGGHKLAGALAAFMPLGLTVSGRRVLDAGASTGGFTDVLLRNDAAQVVAVDVGYGQLAWRLRQDPRVVVHDRTNIRDLSLEVIGAPVDLVVGDLSFISLELVLDALLGVMAPDGDLALMVKPQFEVGKDRVGKGGVVRDLALRAEAVASVAAAAARRGWGARAVTTSPLPGPSGNVEFFLWLVAGEPTIGEAEITAEVERSAGLGVAGERVDP from the coding sequence ATGCCTCCACGTCGTCTGCGGCTGGACGCCGAGCTCGTCCGCCGAAACCTCGCCCGCTCACGAGAGCACGCCAGTGAGCTGATCGCCGCTCGCCGGGTCAAGGTCAACGGCGCCCTCGCCGCGAAGTCTGCCACTGGTGTCACCACCGACGTGGCCATCGTCGTGATCGAGGACCCCGATCGCCCCGACTACGTCTCCCGCGGCGGGCACAAGCTGGCAGGTGCCCTGGCCGCGTTCATGCCGCTCGGACTCACGGTCTCGGGCCGTCGGGTGCTGGACGCCGGCGCCTCGACCGGTGGCTTCACCGATGTCCTGCTCCGCAACGACGCCGCCCAGGTCGTCGCCGTCGACGTGGGCTACGGACAGCTCGCCTGGCGGCTGCGCCAGGACCCCCGCGTGGTCGTCCACGACCGGACCAACATCAGGGACCTCTCCCTCGAGGTCATCGGCGCGCCGGTGGATCTCGTCGTGGGTGACCTCTCCTTCATCTCGCTCGAGCTGGTCCTGGACGCCTTGCTGGGCGTGATGGCACCGGACGGTGATCTTGCGCTGATGGTGAAGCCACAGTTCGAGGTCGGCAAGGACCGAGTCGGCAAGGGGGGAGTGGTGCGTGACCTGGCACTGCGGGCCGAGGCGGTGGCCTCGGTGGCCGCGGCAGCCGCCCGCCGAGGTTGGGGCGCTCGCGCGGTGACCACCAGCCCCCTGCCCGGCCCGTCCGGCAACGTCGAGTTCTTCCTCTGGCTGGTCGCGGGCGAGCCGACCATCGGCGAGGCCGAGATCACTGCCGAGGTGGAACGTTCCGCAGGCCTGGGGGTGGCGGGTGAGAGGGTGGACCCGTGA
- the steA gene encoding putative cytokinetic ring protein SteA, translating to MKLPTRRPPEIGLPGLTGVARVDRHTRTLIGRLRPGDIAIVEHLDMDRATAQQLVDAEVSAVLNAVPFISGRYPTQGPSVLVEAGIPLVDSVGVDVFAAVKDGREVRLHEGELFVGDSLAATGEILDGTRLKQELGAARGGMTTQLENFTHNSTEFLRREEQLLLHGRGAPRVGTKMADRSVAVCVAGPELTDELRTIKRYLNEQHPVLIAVDSAADVLRERGLRADVLVLSGPDTAQAAETRVSAKALKSAKDVVVLVERGSGKTPMESLERLGIHPQQFETSASAEDAALMLAALGHASLVIGVGVHATLADFLDRQRGGLASTFLARLQLGPRLVDAKALPELYSGRVRPWHMLLLVLACLIALAAAIAVTPVGQEWFDDLGDLIPDLYDRVKGFFS from the coding sequence ATGAAGTTGCCCACGCGTCGTCCCCCCGAAATCGGCCTGCCCGGTCTGACAGGTGTCGCCCGTGTCGACCGGCACACCCGCACCCTGATCGGCCGCTTGCGGCCCGGGGACATCGCGATCGTCGAGCACCTCGACATGGATCGCGCCACGGCCCAGCAGCTCGTCGACGCCGAGGTGTCCGCGGTGCTCAACGCAGTGCCCTTCATCTCCGGGCGCTACCCGACCCAGGGCCCCAGCGTCCTGGTCGAGGCCGGCATCCCGCTGGTGGACAGCGTCGGCGTGGACGTCTTCGCCGCCGTCAAGGACGGCCGCGAGGTGCGCCTGCACGAGGGAGAGCTGTTCGTCGGTGACTCCCTCGCGGCGACCGGCGAGATCCTCGACGGCACGCGACTCAAGCAGGAGCTCGGCGCGGCCCGTGGCGGGATGACCACGCAGCTCGAGAACTTCACCCACAACAGCACCGAGTTCCTCCGGCGCGAGGAGCAGCTCCTCCTGCACGGCAGGGGCGCGCCCAGGGTCGGCACCAAGATGGCCGACCGCTCCGTGGCCGTGTGCGTCGCCGGGCCCGAGCTGACCGACGAGCTGCGCACGATCAAGCGCTACCTCAACGAGCAGCACCCGGTCCTGATCGCCGTCGACTCCGCCGCGGACGTGCTGCGCGAGCGGGGACTGCGCGCCGATGTCCTCGTGCTGAGCGGGCCCGACACCGCCCAAGCCGCCGAGACCCGCGTGTCGGCGAAGGCCCTGAAGTCTGCCAAGGACGTAGTGGTGCTCGTCGAGCGGGGTTCGGGGAAGACGCCGATGGAGTCCCTCGAGCGCCTCGGCATCCACCCGCAGCAGTTCGAGACCTCGGCCAGCGCCGAGGACGCAGCGCTGATGCTGGCGGCACTCGGGCACGCCTCCCTGGTGATCGGGGTCGGCGTACACGCCACCCTGGCCGACTTCCTGGACCGGCAGCGCGGCGGACTGGCCTCCACCTTCTTGGCCAGGCTCCAGCTCGGCCCCCGCCTGGTCGACGCCAAGGCGCTGCCCGAGCTCTACTCGGGACGAGTGCGCCCGTGGCACATGCTGCTGCTGGTGCTCGCCTGTCTCATCGCGTTGGCTGCGGCCATCGCGGTCACGCCGGTCGGCCAGGAATGGTTCGACGACCTGGGTGACCTGATCCCCGACCTCTACGACCGCGTCAAAGGATTCTTCTCGTGA
- a CDS encoding NUDIX domain-containing protein: MSQLADRSESWPVVASTDLHRDGWVVAFRSDQVTTPQDPEGQSFRRLVMEHPGAAMVLAIDEDERVFCLKQYRHPAQTRFVELPAGICDHPGEDPLDVAIRELREEAELEATEWHHLLSVWASPGVSEERHHFYLARGLTRTDRGDFLLEHEEADMETLWVPLDELREAILDGRVTDGPVALAVLAHDARFGTR; encoded by the coding sequence ATGTCCCAGCTTGCAGACCGCAGCGAGTCCTGGCCCGTCGTGGCCTCCACCGACCTGCACCGTGATGGCTGGGTGGTCGCGTTCCGTAGCGACCAGGTGACCACCCCGCAGGACCCGGAGGGTCAGTCCTTCCGGCGCCTGGTGATGGAGCACCCCGGAGCGGCCATGGTGTTGGCGATTGACGAGGACGAGCGGGTCTTCTGCCTCAAGCAGTATCGCCACCCGGCACAGACCCGCTTCGTGGAGCTGCCGGCGGGGATCTGTGACCACCCGGGCGAGGACCCCCTCGACGTCGCGATCCGTGAGTTGCGTGAGGAAGCGGAGCTCGAGGCGACCGAGTGGCACCACCTGCTGTCGGTCTGGGCCTCACCGGGCGTCTCCGAGGAGCGGCACCACTTCTACCTGGCGCGGGGCCTGACCAGGACCGACCGGGGTGACTTCCTGCTCGAGCACGAGGAAGCAGACATGGAGACCCTGTGGGTCCCACTCGACGAGCTGCGCGAGGCCATTCTCGACGGCCGGGTCACCGACGGTCCGGTGGCGCTGGCGGTGCTGGCCCATGACGCCCGTTTCGGCACACGATGA
- a CDS encoding NAD kinase yields the protein MTDPRRVLLLAHTGREDAREVARAFAKALTAHGIIVRLIASEAEELGLDATGPEIEIVAVDDETAAGCEIAVVLGGDGTILRAAEITHGQPTPLLGVNLGHVGFLAEAEYEHVGPTIQAIIERDYTTEERLTVDVAVYRDKELVATTFALNEASVEKAARERMLEVVVEIDGRPLSRWGCDGVVCATPTGSTAYNFSAGGPVVWPGVEALLMVPISAHALFARPMVVAPDSVMAVEVLAQTEGAGVLWCDGRRTFDLPPGARIEVRRGVSPVHLVRLHRAPFTDRLVAKFGLPVEGWRGASERRRRTTAPTSSVEVVTPAGPHDRTTVGEEIQ from the coding sequence GTGACCGATCCTCGACGAGTCCTGCTGCTCGCGCACACCGGCAGGGAAGACGCCCGTGAGGTGGCGCGCGCCTTCGCAAAGGCGCTGACCGCCCACGGGATCATCGTCAGGTTGATCGCCTCCGAGGCCGAGGAGCTGGGCCTGGACGCAACCGGCCCCGAGATCGAGATCGTCGCCGTCGACGACGAGACCGCCGCAGGCTGCGAGATCGCCGTGGTGCTCGGTGGCGATGGCACGATCCTGCGGGCCGCCGAGATCACCCACGGTCAACCGACCCCACTCCTGGGCGTCAACCTCGGCCACGTCGGGTTCCTGGCCGAAGCCGAATACGAACACGTCGGACCCACGATCCAGGCGATCATCGAGCGCGACTACACGACCGAGGAGCGCCTCACCGTCGACGTCGCGGTCTATCGCGACAAGGAGCTGGTCGCCACCACGTTCGCCCTCAACGAGGCGAGCGTGGAGAAGGCAGCTCGCGAGCGGATGCTCGAGGTCGTCGTCGAGATCGACGGTCGCCCGCTCTCGCGGTGGGGCTGCGACGGTGTCGTGTGTGCGACCCCCACCGGTTCCACCGCCTACAACTTCTCCGCAGGTGGCCCCGTCGTCTGGCCGGGCGTCGAAGCCCTGCTGATGGTGCCGATCTCTGCGCACGCACTCTTCGCACGCCCGATGGTGGTGGCTCCCGACTCCGTGATGGCCGTCGAGGTGCTGGCCCAGACCGAGGGCGCCGGCGTGCTGTGGTGCGACGGCCGTCGCACCTTCGACCTGCCGCCCGGCGCACGCATCGAGGTCCGCCGGGGAGTGTCGCCGGTGCACCTTGTCCGGCTGCACCGGGCACCGTTCACCGACCGCCTGGTCGCCAAGTTCGGCCTGCCCGTCGAAGGATGGCGCGGAGCCAGCGAACGACGACGACGTACGACGGCCCCGACCAGCTCGGTCGAGGTGGTCACCCCGGCCGGACCCCACGATCGAACCACGGTGGGGGAGGAGATCCAGTGA
- a CDS encoding DUF1015 family protein: METVSLVPEADAPRFALEPFRALRLANSYVGDPVANRVFARPYRSVPGRLREWRRKRHLELDPDPALYVHEYTSHGVTVRGLVANLDLLSSATSVFPHEGTDQVQVNQLAGRMAEMSLNPAPILLMHRGPAVVRKVLHQITAEEPNLVYTDRADQLQRVWRITDPSMLTLLTSSLASAQVVIADGHHRYAAARQLRADHPGTGWEQTLVMLVDQNDTPLQLCAIHRTLPRLSLEVAEEAANLIGAEVRRYDSSHAALAKLGQALVLHDGQTWATLRPNDPEQLLVCWLHETLLPLWQVDPARVGFHHSATDALARAAHGVSVLLPAPSFEQVDASALSGHLLPEKATSFQPKPHFGVIMRELDDE; encoded by the coding sequence ATGGAGACAGTGTCCTTGGTGCCAGAGGCTGATGCACCACGCTTTGCACTGGAGCCGTTCCGCGCGCTGCGTCTGGCGAACAGCTATGTCGGGGACCCGGTCGCGAACCGGGTCTTTGCGCGACCCTATCGATCCGTTCCCGGCCGACTGCGTGAGTGGCGCCGCAAGCGGCACCTCGAGCTCGACCCGGATCCGGCTCTCTACGTCCATGAGTACACCTCTCACGGAGTCACCGTCCGAGGCTTGGTTGCCAACCTGGACCTCTTGTCCAGTGCCACCAGTGTCTTTCCTCACGAGGGCACCGATCAGGTTCAGGTCAACCAGCTGGCGGGCCGGATGGCGGAGATGTCACTGAACCCGGCGCCCATCCTCTTGATGCACCGGGGGCCAGCCGTGGTCCGCAAGGTGCTCCACCAGATCACTGCGGAGGAACCCAACCTCGTCTACACCGATCGCGCCGACCAGCTCCAGCGGGTGTGGCGGATCACCGACCCTTCCATGTTGACGCTGCTGACCAGTTCCTTGGCGAGCGCGCAGGTGGTGATCGCCGATGGTCACCACCGCTATGCGGCGGCACGACAGCTGCGCGCCGACCACCCGGGGACCGGGTGGGAACAGACGCTGGTGATGCTCGTCGACCAGAACGACACACCGCTCCAGCTGTGTGCCATCCACAGGACGCTGCCCCGGTTGAGCCTCGAGGTCGCCGAGGAGGCCGCCAACCTGATCGGTGCCGAGGTGCGCCGATATGACAGCAGCCATGCCGCACTGGCCAAGCTCGGCCAAGCGCTGGTCCTGCATGACGGTCAGACCTGGGCGACCCTCCGCCCGAATGACCCCGAACAATTGTTGGTGTGCTGGCTGCACGAGACCTTGCTGCCGCTGTGGCAGGTCGATCCAGCGCGGGTCGGCTTCCACCACTCCGCCACGGACGCACTTGCCCGCGCGGCCCACGGGGTGAGCGTGCTGCTGCCCGCACCGTCGTTCGAGCAGGTGGACGCCTCGGCTCTCTCGGGTCACCTGCTCCCGGAGAAGGCGACGTCCTTCCAGCCGAAGCCACACTTCGGAGTGATCATGAGGGAGCTGGACGACGAATGA
- a CDS encoding HAD-IIA family hydrolase: MSTTSATRLVDGYDLVMLDLDGVVYVGPDAVPGAAVAIRRLKSSDTRLAFVTNNASRTPDRVAAHLTELDIPAESSDVVTSGQAAARLLTTLVAPGRPVFLLGSPALAQALEEVGLVPVQDRAADPVAVVSGYAPDIAWRLIMEGAVLVRDGLPWVASNTDLSVPTAHGLAPGHGVLVKMISEYADREPLVAGKPRPPLLQETMRRLGGTTPLMVGDRLDTDIEGASAIGVDSLLVLTGVTGLAELVAAPPSLRPTWITRDLGGLFETPQKPVALPGSADHRHRLGEWQGWVTDGALLAEGPGERDDAWWQLVAAVAWSYLDATGAPVDTSRLEDPGSAGPSGARDTVAP; encoded by the coding sequence TTGTCCACGACGTCCGCAACACGACTGGTCGACGGATATGACCTGGTCATGCTCGACCTCGACGGTGTGGTCTATGTGGGTCCGGATGCGGTGCCGGGCGCAGCGGTGGCAATCCGCCGGCTCAAGAGCTCCGACACGAGGCTGGCCTTCGTGACCAACAACGCCTCCCGAACACCCGACCGGGTGGCCGCCCACCTGACCGAGCTCGACATCCCCGCCGAATCCAGCGACGTGGTGACCTCGGGACAGGCGGCCGCACGACTTCTCACCACGCTGGTTGCTCCGGGTAGGCCGGTCTTCCTGCTCGGCAGTCCTGCTCTTGCCCAGGCGCTCGAGGAGGTCGGCCTGGTGCCCGTGCAGGATCGGGCCGCGGACCCGGTGGCCGTGGTGAGCGGTTATGCGCCGGACATCGCCTGGCGCCTGATCATGGAGGGCGCGGTCCTGGTCCGGGACGGATTGCCCTGGGTGGCCAGCAATACGGATCTGTCCGTGCCGACCGCCCACGGTCTGGCGCCCGGTCACGGCGTACTGGTGAAGATGATCAGCGAGTACGCCGACCGCGAGCCGCTCGTGGCGGGCAAGCCGCGTCCGCCGCTGCTGCAGGAGACGATGCGCAGGTTGGGCGGCACCACGCCGCTGATGGTCGGCGACCGCCTCGACACCGACATCGAGGGAGCCAGCGCCATCGGCGTCGACTCCCTGCTGGTGCTCACCGGCGTCACGGGACTCGCCGAGCTCGTCGCTGCTCCGCCCAGTCTCCGACCGACCTGGATCACACGCGACCTCGGCGGCCTCTTCGAGACTCCGCAGAAGCCCGTTGCCCTTCCCGGATCGGCCGATCACCGTCATCGCCTCGGCGAGTGGCAGGGATGGGTCACCGACGGTGCCCTCTTGGCCGAGGGTCCCGGCGAGCGTGACGACGCCTGGTGGCAGCTGGTGGCCGCGGTCGCCTGGTCATATCTTGACGCCACCGGTGCTCCGGTGGACACCAGCCGACTGGAGGATCCCGGGTCCGCGGGTCCGAGTGGAGCGCGCGATACGGTGGCGCCATGA
- a CDS encoding CTP synthase — protein MASSAPTKHVFVTGGVASSLGKGLTASSLGSLLKSRGLRVTMQKLDPYLNVDPGTMNPFQHGEVFVTEDGAETDLDIGHYERFLDTELNAIANVTTGQVYSSVIAKERRGDYLGDTVQVIPHITNEIKDRIRAMGGDDVDVVITEIGGTVGDIESLPFLEAARQVRHDIGRDNCFFLHVSLVPYLGPSGELKTKPTQHSVAALRSIGIQPDAVVLRSDRVVPQSIKNKISLMCDVEPEAVINCADAPSIYDIPKVIHSEGLDAYVVRRLNLPFRDVEWIVWDDLLRRVHHPAEEVTIALVGKYIDLPDAYLSVGEALRAGGFAHEAKVNIQWIASDECATPQGAAKQLADVDAICVPGGFGIRGLEGKLGALTYARTHGIPTLGLCLGLQCMVIEYARNVAGLEKAASTEFDPDATEPVIATMEEQKLFVEGAGDLGGTMRLGTYPANLLEGSVVRAAYDDAARIDERHRHRYEVNNAYRDQLEGAGLVFSGLSPDNTLVEFVELPREVHPYYVSTQAHPELKSRPTKAHPLFKGLIGAAIERQRELRFPIDESELRRRNDEKDEAAEA, from the coding sequence TTGGCCTCATCGGCGCCGACCAAGCACGTCTTCGTCACCGGAGGTGTTGCGTCCTCCCTCGGCAAGGGGCTGACCGCCTCCAGCTTGGGCAGTCTGCTCAAGTCTCGTGGCCTTCGGGTCACCATGCAGAAGCTCGACCCCTATCTCAACGTCGACCCCGGCACGATGAACCCGTTCCAGCACGGTGAGGTCTTCGTCACCGAGGACGGCGCCGAGACGGATCTCGACATCGGGCACTACGAGCGCTTCCTCGACACCGAGCTGAATGCGATCGCGAACGTCACCACCGGGCAGGTCTACTCGTCGGTGATCGCCAAGGAGCGCCGTGGCGACTACCTCGGCGACACCGTCCAGGTGATCCCGCACATCACCAACGAGATCAAGGACCGGATCCGCGCCATGGGCGGAGACGACGTCGACGTCGTGATCACCGAGATCGGTGGCACCGTCGGCGACATCGAGTCGTTGCCGTTCCTCGAGGCGGCCCGGCAGGTCCGTCACGACATCGGTCGTGACAACTGCTTCTTCCTGCACGTCTCGCTGGTGCCCTACCTGGGTCCCTCGGGCGAGCTGAAGACCAAGCCGACCCAGCACTCGGTCGCGGCCCTGCGCTCGATCGGCATCCAGCCCGACGCGGTCGTGCTGCGCTCGGACCGCGTGGTCCCGCAGTCGATCAAGAACAAGATCTCGCTGATGTGCGACGTCGAGCCCGAGGCCGTCATCAACTGTGCCGACGCCCCGTCGATCTATGACATCCCCAAGGTGATCCACTCCGAAGGACTCGACGCCTATGTCGTGCGGCGGCTCAACCTGCCGTTCCGCGACGTCGAATGGATCGTGTGGGACGACCTGCTGCGCCGCGTCCACCACCCCGCCGAAGAGGTCACGATCGCGCTGGTCGGCAAGTACATCGACCTGCCCGACGCCTACCTCTCCGTGGGTGAGGCGTTGCGTGCCGGTGGATTCGCGCACGAGGCCAAGGTCAACATCCAGTGGATCGCCTCGGACGAGTGCGCGACCCCGCAGGGCGCCGCGAAGCAGCTGGCAGATGTCGACGCGATCTGCGTTCCCGGTGGGTTCGGCATCCGTGGACTCGAGGGCAAGCTCGGCGCGCTGACCTACGCTCGTACGCATGGCATCCCCACCCTGGGCCTGTGCCTGGGCCTGCAGTGCATGGTGATCGAATATGCCCGCAACGTCGCCGGCCTGGAGAAGGCTGCCTCCACCGAGTTCGACCCGGACGCGACCGAGCCGGTGATCGCCACCATGGAGGAGCAGAAGTTGTTCGTCGAAGGGGCTGGCGACCTCGGCGGCACCATGCGACTGGGCACCTACCCGGCGAACCTGCTCGAGGGCAGCGTGGTCCGCGCGGCGTACGACGATGCCGCGCGCATCGACGAGCGTCACCGCCACCGCTACGAGGTCAACAACGCCTACCGGGACCAGCTCGAGGGGGCCGGCCTGGTCTTCTCCGGTCTCTCGCCGGACAACACCTTGGTCGAGTTCGTGGAGCTGCCCCGCGAGGTGCACCCCTACTACGTCTCCACCCAGGCGCACCCGGAGCTGAAGTCGAGGCCGACCAAGGCGCACCCGCTCTTCAAGGGTCTGATCGGTGCCGCGATCGAGCGCCAGCGCGAGCTGCGTTTCCCGATCGACGAGTCCGAGCTGCGTCGGCGCAACGATGAGAAGGACGAGGCCGCGGAAGCCTGA